From a region of the Pongo abelii isolate AG06213 chromosome 9, NHGRI_mPonAbe1-v2.0_pri, whole genome shotgun sequence genome:
- the INPPL1 gene encoding phosphatidylinositol 3,4,5-trisphosphate 5-phosphatase 2 isoform X4: MASACGAPGPVGALGSQAPSWYHRDLSRAAAEELLARAGRDGSFLVRDSESVAGAFALCVLSLEGRPYGVLRPSVTVMDEKFGHSPADPFRHPPGRREQGRGCAFHVVCSPVWIGTEWYQKHVHTYRILPDGEDFLAVQTSQGVPVRRFQTLGELIGLYAQPNQGLVCALLLPVEGEREPDLLDDRDASDGEDEKPPLPPRSGSTSISAPTGPSSPLPAPETPTTPAAERDGAEVLGQVSRTSTDFLTPPQSAPNGLSTVSHEYLKGSYGLDLEAVRGGASHLPHLTRTLATSCRRLHSEVDKVLSGLEILSKVFDQQSSPMVTRLLQQQNLPQTGEQELESLVLKLSVLKDFLSGIQKKALKALQDMSSTAPPAPQPSTRKAKTIPVQAFEVKLDVTLGDLTKIGKSQKFTLSVDVEGGRLVLLRRQRDSQEDWTTFTHDRIRQLIKSQRVQNKLGVVFEKEKDRTQRKDFIFVSARKREAFCQLLQLMKNKHSKQDEPDMISVFIGTWNMGSVPPAKNVTSWFTSKGLGKTLDEVTVTIPHDIYVFGTQENSVGDREWLDLLRGGLKELTDLDYRPIAMQSLWNIKVAVLVKPEHENRISHVSTSSVKTGIANTLGNKGAVGVSFMFNGTSFGFVNCHLTSGNEKTARRNQNYLDILRLLSLGDRQLSAFDISLRFTHLFWFGDLNYRLDMDIQEILNYISRKEFEPLLRVDQLNLEREKHKVFLRFSEEEISFPPTYRYERGSRDTYAWHKQKPTGVRTNVPSWCDRILWKSYPETHIICNSYGCTDDIVTSDHSPVFGTFEVGVTSQFISKKGLSKTSDQAYIEFESIEAIVKTASRTKFFIEFYSTCLEEYKKSFENDAQSSDNINFLKVQWSSRQLPTLKPILADIEYLQDQHLLLTVKSMDGYESYGECVVALKSMIGSTAQQFLTFLSHRGEETGNIRGSMKVRVPTERLGTRERLYEWISIDKDEAGAKSKAPSVSRGSQEPRSGSRKPAFTEASCPLSRLFEEPEKPPPTGRPPAPPRAALREEPLTPRLKPEGAPEPEGVAAPPPKNSFNNPAYYVLEGVPHQLLPPEPPSPARAPVPSATKNKVAITVPAPQLGRHRPPRVGEGSSSDEESGGTLPPPDFPPPPLPDSAIFLPPSLDPLPGPVVRGRGGGEARGPPPPKAHPRPPLPPGPSPASTFLGEVASGDDRSCSVLQMAKTLSEVDYAPAGPARSALLPGPLELQPPRGLPSDYGRPLSFPPPCIRESIQEDLAEE; encoded by the exons GTATCAGAAGCATGTGCACACGTATCGCATTCTGCCTGATGGAGAAGATTTCTTGGCTGTGCAG ACCTCGCAGGGTGTGCCTGTGCGCCGCTTCCAGACCCTGGGTGAGCTCATCGGCCTGTATGCCCAGCCCAACCAGGGCCTTGTATGCGCCCTGCTTCTTCCTGTAGAGGGGGAGCGAGAGCCAGACCTGCTGGATGACCGGGATGCCTCAG ATGGGGAGGATGAGAAGCCCCCGCTGCCCCCGCGCTCTGGCTCCACCAGCATTTCTGCCCCCACTGGGCCCAGCAGTCCCCTGCCAGCTCCTGAGACTCCCACAACTCCAGCTGCTGAGAG GGATGGGGCAGAGGTGCTGGGACAGGTCAGCAGGACCTCCACTGACTTCTTAACCCCTccccaaagtgctcccaatgGGCTGAGCACCGTCTCACACGAGTACCTGAAAGGCAGCTATGGGCTGGACCTGGAAGCTGTGCGGGGTGGAGCCAGCCACCTGCCCCACCTCACCCGTACCCTCGCCACCTCATGCCGGAGGCTGCACAG TGAGGTGGACAAGGTCCTGTCAGGCCTGGAGATCCTGTCCAAGGTGTTTGACCAGCAGAGCTCGCCCATGGTGACCCGCCTTTTGCAGCAGCAG AACCTGCCACAGACAGGGGAGCAGGAACTAGAGAGCCTGGTGCTGAAGCTGTCAGTGCTAAAGGACTTCCTGTCAGGCATCCAGAAGAAG GCCCTGAAGGCCCTACAGGACATGAGCTCCACAGCACCCCCGGCTCCGCAGCCATCCACACGTAAGGCCAAGACCATCCCCGTGCAGGCCTTTGAG GTGAAGCTAGATGTGACCCTGGGTGACCTGACCAAGATTGGGAAGTCGCAGAAGTTCACGCTGAGCGTGGATGTGGAGGGTGGGCGGCTGGTGCTGCTGCGGAGACAGCGGGACTCCCAGGAGGACTGGACCACCTTCACACACGACCGCA TCCGCCAGCTCATTAAGTCCCAGCGTGTCCAGAACAAGCTGGGTGTTGTGTTTGAGAAGGAGAAGGACCGGACTCAGCGCAAGGACTTCATCTTTGTCAGTGCCCGG AAGCGGGAGGCCTTCTGTCAGCTGCTGCAGCTCATGAAGAACAAGCACTCCAAGCAGGACGAGCCCGACATGATCTCCGTCTTCATAGGCACCTGGAACATGG GAAGTGTACCACCTGCAAAAAACGTGACATCCTGGTTCACATCGAAGGGTCTGGGGAAGACCCTGGACGAGGTCACAGTGACCATACCCCATGACATCTATGTCTTTGGGACCCAGGAGAACTCAGTGGGTGACCGCGAGTGGCTGGACCTACTGCGCGGGGGCCTCAAGGAGCTTACGGATCTGGATTACCGCCCG ATTGCCATGCAATCACTGTGGAATATCAAGGTGGCAGTACTGGTCAAGCCAGAGCACGAGAACCGTATCAGCCACGTCAGTACGTCCAGTGTGAAGACTGGCATCGCCAACACCCTGG GGAACAAGGGGGCTGTGGGCGTCTCCTTCATGTTCAATGGCACCTCATTTGGCTTTGTGAATTGTCACCTCACCTCGGGAAATGAGAAGACGGCTCG GAGGAACCAGAACTACTTGGACATCCTGCGGCTGCTCTCGCTGGGCGACCGGCAGCTCAGTGCCTTTGACATCTCTCTGCGTTTCACACACCTCTTCTGGTTTGGGGACCTCAACTACCGCCTGGACATGGATATCCAG GAGATCCTGAACTACATCAGCAGGAAGGAGTTTGAGCCCCTCCTCAGGGTGGACCAGCTCAACCTGGAGCGGGAGAAGCACAAGGTCTTCCTTCGATTCA GTGAGGAGGAGATCTCCTTCCCACCCACCTACCGCTATGAGCGGGGTTCCCGGGACACATATGCCTGGCACAAGCAGAAGCCAACTGGG GTCCGGACCAATGTGCCCTCATGGTGTGACCGGATTCTGTGGAAATCCTACCCTGAAACTCACATCATCTGCAATTCTTATG GTTGCACTGATGACATCGTCACCAGCGACCATTCCCCTGTGTTTGGGACATTTGAGGTTGGAGTTACTTCCCAGTTCATCTCCAAGAAAG GGCTCTCGAAGACTTCAGACCAGGCCTACATTGAGTTTGAGAGCATCGAGGCCATTGTGAAGACAGCCAGCCGCACCAAGTTCTTCATCGAGTTCTACTCTACCTGCCTGGAGG aatACAAGAAGAGCTTTGAGAATGATGCCCAGAGCAGTGACAACATCAACTTTCTCAAAGTACAGTGGTCTTCACGCCAGCTGCCCACG CTCAAACCAATTCTGGCTGATATCGAGTACCTGCAGGACCAGCACCTCCTGCTCACAGTCAAGTCCATGGATGGCTATGAATCCTatg GGGAGTGTGTGGTTGCACTCAAGTCCATGATCGGCAGCACAGCCCAACAGTTCCTGACCTTCCTGTCCCACCGTGGCGAGGAGACAGGCAATATCAGAGGCTCCATGAAGGTGCGGGTGCCCACGGAGCGCCTGGGCACCCGTGAGCGGCTCTACG AGTGGATCAGCATTGATAAGGATGAGGCAGGAGCAAAGAGCAAAGCCCCCTCTGTGTCCCGAGGGAGCCAGGAGCCCAG GTCAGGGAGCCGCAAGCCAGCCTTCACAGAGGCCTCCTGCCCGCTCTCCAGGTTATTTGAAGAACCAGAGAAACCGCCACCAACAGGGaggcccccagccccaccccgaGCAGCTCTCCGGGAGGAGCCCTTGACCCCCAG GTTGAAGCCAGAGGGAGCTCCTGAACCAGAAGGGGTGGCGGCCCCCCCACCCAAGAACAGCTTCAATAACCCTGCCTACTACGTCCTTGAAGGGGTCCCGCACCAGCTGCTGCCCCCGGAGCCACCCTCGCCTGCCAGGGCCCCTGTCCCATCTGCCACCAAGAACAAAGTGGCCATTACAGTGCCTGCTCCACAGCTTGGGCGCCACCGGCCCCCTCGTGTGGGAGAGGGGAGTTCTTCAGATGAGGAGTCTGGAGGCACACTGCCCCCTCCAGACTTTCCACCTCCACCACTGCCGGACTCAGCCATCTTCCTGCCCCCCAGCCTGGATCCTTTACCAGGGCCAGTGGTCCGGGGCCGTGGTGGGGGTGAGGCCCGTGGCCCACCGCCTCCCAAGGCCCATCCAAGGCCTCCACTGCCCCCAGGCCCCTCACCAGCCAGCACTTTCCTGGGGGAAGTGGCCAGTGGGGATGACCGGTCCTGCTCGGTGCTGCAGATGGCCAAGACGCTGAGCGAGGTGGACTACGCCCCTGCTGGGCCTGCACGCTCAGCGCTCCTCCCAGGCCCCCTGGAGCTGCAGCCCCCCCGGGGACTGCCCTCGGACTATGGCCGGCCCCTCAGCTTCCCTCCACCCTGCATCCGGGAGAGCATCCAAGAAGACCTGGCAGAGGAG TGA
- the INPPL1 gene encoding phosphatidylinositol 3,4,5-trisphosphate 5-phosphatase 2 isoform X8, with protein MASACGAPGPVGALGSQAPSWYHRDLSRAAAEELLARAGRDGSFLVRDSESVAGAFALCVLYQKHVHTYRILPDGEDFLAVQTSQGVPVRRFQTLGELIGLYAQPNQGLVCALLLPVEGEREPDLLDDRDASDGEDEKPPLPPRSGSTSISAPTGPSSPLPAPETPTTPAAESAPNGLSTVSHEYLKGSYGLDLEAVRGGASHLPHLTRTLATSCRRLHSEVDKVLSGLEILSKVFDQQSSPMVTRLLQQQNLPQTGEQELESLVLKLSVLKDFLSGIQKKALKALQDMSSTAPPAPQPSTRKAKTIPVQAFEVKLDVTLGDLTKIGKSQKFTLSVDVEGGRLVLLRRQRDSQEDWTTFTHDRIRQLIKSQRVQNKLGVVFEKEKDRTQRKDFIFVSARKREAFCQLLQLMKNKHSKQDEPDMISVFIGTWNMGSVPPAKNVTSWFTSKGLGKTLDEVTVTIPHDIYVFGTQENSVGDREWLDLLRGGLKELTDLDYRPIAMQSLWNIKVAVLVKPEHENRISHVSTSSVKTGIANTLGNKGAVGVSFMFNGTSFGFVNCHLTSGNEKTARRNQNYLDILRLLSLGDRQLSAFDISLRFTHLFWFGDLNYRLDMDIQEILNYISRKEFEPLLRVDQLNLEREKHKVFLRFSEEEISFPPTYRYERGSRDTYAWHKQKPTGVRTNVPSWCDRILWKSYPETHIICNSYGCTDDIVTSDHSPVFGTFEVGVTSQFISKKGLSKTSDQAYIEFESIEAIVKTASRTKFFIEFYSTCLEEYKKSFENDAQSSDNINFLKVQWSSRQLPTLKPILADIEYLQDQHLLLTVKSMDGYESYGECVVALKSMIGSTAQQFLTFLSHRGEETGNIRGSMKVRVPTERLGTRERLYEWISIDKDEAGAKSKAPSVSRGSQEPRSGSRKPAFTEASCPLSRLFEEPEKPPPTGRPPAPPRAALREEPLTPRLKPEGAPEPEGVAAPPPKNSFNNPAYYVLEGVPHQLLPPEPPSPARAPVPSATKNKVAITVPAPQLGRHRPPRVGEGSSSDEESGGTLPPPDFPPPPLPDSAIFLPPSLDPLPGPVVRGRGGGEARGPPPPKAHPRPPLPPGPSPASTFLGEVASGDDRSCSVLQMAKTLSEVDYAPAGPARSALLPGPLELQPPRGLPSDYGRPLSFPPPCIRESIQEDLAEE; from the exons GTATCAGAAGCATGTGCACACGTATCGCATTCTGCCTGATGGAGAAGATTTCTTGGCTGTGCAG ACCTCGCAGGGTGTGCCTGTGCGCCGCTTCCAGACCCTGGGTGAGCTCATCGGCCTGTATGCCCAGCCCAACCAGGGCCTTGTATGCGCCCTGCTTCTTCCTGTAGAGGGGGAGCGAGAGCCAGACCTGCTGGATGACCGGGATGCCTCAG ATGGGGAGGATGAGAAGCCCCCGCTGCCCCCGCGCTCTGGCTCCACCAGCATTTCTGCCCCCACTGGGCCCAGCAGTCCCCTGCCAGCTCCTGAGACTCCCACAACTCCAGCTGCTGAGAG tgctcccaatgGGCTGAGCACCGTCTCACACGAGTACCTGAAAGGCAGCTATGGGCTGGACCTGGAAGCTGTGCGGGGTGGAGCCAGCCACCTGCCCCACCTCACCCGTACCCTCGCCACCTCATGCCGGAGGCTGCACAG TGAGGTGGACAAGGTCCTGTCAGGCCTGGAGATCCTGTCCAAGGTGTTTGACCAGCAGAGCTCGCCCATGGTGACCCGCCTTTTGCAGCAGCAG AACCTGCCACAGACAGGGGAGCAGGAACTAGAGAGCCTGGTGCTGAAGCTGTCAGTGCTAAAGGACTTCCTGTCAGGCATCCAGAAGAAG GCCCTGAAGGCCCTACAGGACATGAGCTCCACAGCACCCCCGGCTCCGCAGCCATCCACACGTAAGGCCAAGACCATCCCCGTGCAGGCCTTTGAG GTGAAGCTAGATGTGACCCTGGGTGACCTGACCAAGATTGGGAAGTCGCAGAAGTTCACGCTGAGCGTGGATGTGGAGGGTGGGCGGCTGGTGCTGCTGCGGAGACAGCGGGACTCCCAGGAGGACTGGACCACCTTCACACACGACCGCA TCCGCCAGCTCATTAAGTCCCAGCGTGTCCAGAACAAGCTGGGTGTTGTGTTTGAGAAGGAGAAGGACCGGACTCAGCGCAAGGACTTCATCTTTGTCAGTGCCCGG AAGCGGGAGGCCTTCTGTCAGCTGCTGCAGCTCATGAAGAACAAGCACTCCAAGCAGGACGAGCCCGACATGATCTCCGTCTTCATAGGCACCTGGAACATGG GAAGTGTACCACCTGCAAAAAACGTGACATCCTGGTTCACATCGAAGGGTCTGGGGAAGACCCTGGACGAGGTCACAGTGACCATACCCCATGACATCTATGTCTTTGGGACCCAGGAGAACTCAGTGGGTGACCGCGAGTGGCTGGACCTACTGCGCGGGGGCCTCAAGGAGCTTACGGATCTGGATTACCGCCCG ATTGCCATGCAATCACTGTGGAATATCAAGGTGGCAGTACTGGTCAAGCCAGAGCACGAGAACCGTATCAGCCACGTCAGTACGTCCAGTGTGAAGACTGGCATCGCCAACACCCTGG GGAACAAGGGGGCTGTGGGCGTCTCCTTCATGTTCAATGGCACCTCATTTGGCTTTGTGAATTGTCACCTCACCTCGGGAAATGAGAAGACGGCTCG GAGGAACCAGAACTACTTGGACATCCTGCGGCTGCTCTCGCTGGGCGACCGGCAGCTCAGTGCCTTTGACATCTCTCTGCGTTTCACACACCTCTTCTGGTTTGGGGACCTCAACTACCGCCTGGACATGGATATCCAG GAGATCCTGAACTACATCAGCAGGAAGGAGTTTGAGCCCCTCCTCAGGGTGGACCAGCTCAACCTGGAGCGGGAGAAGCACAAGGTCTTCCTTCGATTCA GTGAGGAGGAGATCTCCTTCCCACCCACCTACCGCTATGAGCGGGGTTCCCGGGACACATATGCCTGGCACAAGCAGAAGCCAACTGGG GTCCGGACCAATGTGCCCTCATGGTGTGACCGGATTCTGTGGAAATCCTACCCTGAAACTCACATCATCTGCAATTCTTATG GTTGCACTGATGACATCGTCACCAGCGACCATTCCCCTGTGTTTGGGACATTTGAGGTTGGAGTTACTTCCCAGTTCATCTCCAAGAAAG GGCTCTCGAAGACTTCAGACCAGGCCTACATTGAGTTTGAGAGCATCGAGGCCATTGTGAAGACAGCCAGCCGCACCAAGTTCTTCATCGAGTTCTACTCTACCTGCCTGGAGG aatACAAGAAGAGCTTTGAGAATGATGCCCAGAGCAGTGACAACATCAACTTTCTCAAAGTACAGTGGTCTTCACGCCAGCTGCCCACG CTCAAACCAATTCTGGCTGATATCGAGTACCTGCAGGACCAGCACCTCCTGCTCACAGTCAAGTCCATGGATGGCTATGAATCCTatg GGGAGTGTGTGGTTGCACTCAAGTCCATGATCGGCAGCACAGCCCAACAGTTCCTGACCTTCCTGTCCCACCGTGGCGAGGAGACAGGCAATATCAGAGGCTCCATGAAGGTGCGGGTGCCCACGGAGCGCCTGGGCACCCGTGAGCGGCTCTACG AGTGGATCAGCATTGATAAGGATGAGGCAGGAGCAAAGAGCAAAGCCCCCTCTGTGTCCCGAGGGAGCCAGGAGCCCAG GTCAGGGAGCCGCAAGCCAGCCTTCACAGAGGCCTCCTGCCCGCTCTCCAGGTTATTTGAAGAACCAGAGAAACCGCCACCAACAGGGaggcccccagccccaccccgaGCAGCTCTCCGGGAGGAGCCCTTGACCCCCAG GTTGAAGCCAGAGGGAGCTCCTGAACCAGAAGGGGTGGCGGCCCCCCCACCCAAGAACAGCTTCAATAACCCTGCCTACTACGTCCTTGAAGGGGTCCCGCACCAGCTGCTGCCCCCGGAGCCACCCTCGCCTGCCAGGGCCCCTGTCCCATCTGCCACCAAGAACAAAGTGGCCATTACAGTGCCTGCTCCACAGCTTGGGCGCCACCGGCCCCCTCGTGTGGGAGAGGGGAGTTCTTCAGATGAGGAGTCTGGAGGCACACTGCCCCCTCCAGACTTTCCACCTCCACCACTGCCGGACTCAGCCATCTTCCTGCCCCCCAGCCTGGATCCTTTACCAGGGCCAGTGGTCCGGGGCCGTGGTGGGGGTGAGGCCCGTGGCCCACCGCCTCCCAAGGCCCATCCAAGGCCTCCACTGCCCCCAGGCCCCTCACCAGCCAGCACTTTCCTGGGGGAAGTGGCCAGTGGGGATGACCGGTCCTGCTCGGTGCTGCAGATGGCCAAGACGCTGAGCGAGGTGGACTACGCCCCTGCTGGGCCTGCACGCTCAGCGCTCCTCCCAGGCCCCCTGGAGCTGCAGCCCCCCCGGGGACTGCCCTCGGACTATGGCCGGCCCCTCAGCTTCCCTCCACCCTGCATCCGGGAGAGCATCCAAGAAGACCTGGCAGAGGAG TGA
- the INPPL1 gene encoding phosphatidylinositol 3,4,5-trisphosphate 5-phosphatase 2 isoform X7: MASACGAPGPVGALGSQAPSWYHRDLSRAAAEELLARAGRDGSFLVRDSESVAGAFALCVLYQKHVHTYRILPDGEDFLAVQTSQGVPVRRFQTLGELIGLYAQPNQGLVCALLLPVEGEREPDLLDDRDASDGEDEKPPLPPRSGSTSISAPTGPSSPLPAPETPTTPAAERDGAEVLGQVSRTSTDFLTPPQSAPNGLSTVSHEYLKGSYGLDLEAVRGGASHLPHLTRTLATSCRRLHSEVDKVLSGLEILSKVFDQQSSPMVTRLLQQQNLPQTGEQELESLVLKLSVLKDFLSGIQKKALKALQDMSSTAPPAPQPSTRKAKTIPVQAFEVKLDVTLGDLTKIGKSQKFTLSVDVEGGRLVLLRRQRDSQEDWTTFTHDRIRQLIKSQRVQNKLGVVFEKEKDRTQRKDFIFVSARKREAFCQLLQLMKNKHSKQDEPDMISVFIGTWNMGSVPPAKNVTSWFTSKGLGKTLDEVTVTIPHDIYVFGTQENSVGDREWLDLLRGGLKELTDLDYRPIAMQSLWNIKVAVLVKPEHENRISHVSTSSVKTGIANTLGNKGAVGVSFMFNGTSFGFVNCHLTSGNEKTARRNQNYLDILRLLSLGDRQLSAFDISLRFTHLFWFGDLNYRLDMDIQEILNYISRKEFEPLLRVDQLNLEREKHKVFLRFSEEEISFPPTYRYERGSRDTYAWHKQKPTGVRTNVPSWCDRILWKSYPETHIICNSYGCTDDIVTSDHSPVFGTFEVGVTSQFISKKGLSKTSDQAYIEFESIEAIVKTASRTKFFIEFYSTCLEEYKKSFENDAQSSDNINFLKVQWSSRQLPTLKPILADIEYLQDQHLLLTVKSMDGYESYGECVVALKSMIGSTAQQFLTFLSHRGEETGNIRGSMKVRVPTERLGTRERLYEWISIDKDEAGAKSKAPSVSRGSQEPRSGSRKPAFTEASCPLSRLFEEPEKPPPTGRPPAPPRAALREEPLTPRLKPEGAPEPEGVAAPPPKNSFNNPAYYVLEGVPHQLLPPEPPSPARAPVPSATKNKVAITVPAPQLGRHRPPRVGEGSSSDEESGGTLPPPDFPPPPLPDSAIFLPPSLDPLPGPVVRGRGGGEARGPPPPKAHPRPPLPPGPSPASTFLGEVASGDDRSCSVLQMAKTLSEVDYAPAGPARSALLPGPLELQPPRGLPSDYGRPLSFPPPCIRESIQEDLAEE; this comes from the exons GTATCAGAAGCATGTGCACACGTATCGCATTCTGCCTGATGGAGAAGATTTCTTGGCTGTGCAG ACCTCGCAGGGTGTGCCTGTGCGCCGCTTCCAGACCCTGGGTGAGCTCATCGGCCTGTATGCCCAGCCCAACCAGGGCCTTGTATGCGCCCTGCTTCTTCCTGTAGAGGGGGAGCGAGAGCCAGACCTGCTGGATGACCGGGATGCCTCAG ATGGGGAGGATGAGAAGCCCCCGCTGCCCCCGCGCTCTGGCTCCACCAGCATTTCTGCCCCCACTGGGCCCAGCAGTCCCCTGCCAGCTCCTGAGACTCCCACAACTCCAGCTGCTGAGAG GGATGGGGCAGAGGTGCTGGGACAGGTCAGCAGGACCTCCACTGACTTCTTAACCCCTccccaaagtgctcccaatgGGCTGAGCACCGTCTCACACGAGTACCTGAAAGGCAGCTATGGGCTGGACCTGGAAGCTGTGCGGGGTGGAGCCAGCCACCTGCCCCACCTCACCCGTACCCTCGCCACCTCATGCCGGAGGCTGCACAG TGAGGTGGACAAGGTCCTGTCAGGCCTGGAGATCCTGTCCAAGGTGTTTGACCAGCAGAGCTCGCCCATGGTGACCCGCCTTTTGCAGCAGCAG AACCTGCCACAGACAGGGGAGCAGGAACTAGAGAGCCTGGTGCTGAAGCTGTCAGTGCTAAAGGACTTCCTGTCAGGCATCCAGAAGAAG GCCCTGAAGGCCCTACAGGACATGAGCTCCACAGCACCCCCGGCTCCGCAGCCATCCACACGTAAGGCCAAGACCATCCCCGTGCAGGCCTTTGAG GTGAAGCTAGATGTGACCCTGGGTGACCTGACCAAGATTGGGAAGTCGCAGAAGTTCACGCTGAGCGTGGATGTGGAGGGTGGGCGGCTGGTGCTGCTGCGGAGACAGCGGGACTCCCAGGAGGACTGGACCACCTTCACACACGACCGCA TCCGCCAGCTCATTAAGTCCCAGCGTGTCCAGAACAAGCTGGGTGTTGTGTTTGAGAAGGAGAAGGACCGGACTCAGCGCAAGGACTTCATCTTTGTCAGTGCCCGG AAGCGGGAGGCCTTCTGTCAGCTGCTGCAGCTCATGAAGAACAAGCACTCCAAGCAGGACGAGCCCGACATGATCTCCGTCTTCATAGGCACCTGGAACATGG GAAGTGTACCACCTGCAAAAAACGTGACATCCTGGTTCACATCGAAGGGTCTGGGGAAGACCCTGGACGAGGTCACAGTGACCATACCCCATGACATCTATGTCTTTGGGACCCAGGAGAACTCAGTGGGTGACCGCGAGTGGCTGGACCTACTGCGCGGGGGCCTCAAGGAGCTTACGGATCTGGATTACCGCCCG ATTGCCATGCAATCACTGTGGAATATCAAGGTGGCAGTACTGGTCAAGCCAGAGCACGAGAACCGTATCAGCCACGTCAGTACGTCCAGTGTGAAGACTGGCATCGCCAACACCCTGG GGAACAAGGGGGCTGTGGGCGTCTCCTTCATGTTCAATGGCACCTCATTTGGCTTTGTGAATTGTCACCTCACCTCGGGAAATGAGAAGACGGCTCG GAGGAACCAGAACTACTTGGACATCCTGCGGCTGCTCTCGCTGGGCGACCGGCAGCTCAGTGCCTTTGACATCTCTCTGCGTTTCACACACCTCTTCTGGTTTGGGGACCTCAACTACCGCCTGGACATGGATATCCAG GAGATCCTGAACTACATCAGCAGGAAGGAGTTTGAGCCCCTCCTCAGGGTGGACCAGCTCAACCTGGAGCGGGAGAAGCACAAGGTCTTCCTTCGATTCA GTGAGGAGGAGATCTCCTTCCCACCCACCTACCGCTATGAGCGGGGTTCCCGGGACACATATGCCTGGCACAAGCAGAAGCCAACTGGG GTCCGGACCAATGTGCCCTCATGGTGTGACCGGATTCTGTGGAAATCCTACCCTGAAACTCACATCATCTGCAATTCTTATG GTTGCACTGATGACATCGTCACCAGCGACCATTCCCCTGTGTTTGGGACATTTGAGGTTGGAGTTACTTCCCAGTTCATCTCCAAGAAAG GGCTCTCGAAGACTTCAGACCAGGCCTACATTGAGTTTGAGAGCATCGAGGCCATTGTGAAGACAGCCAGCCGCACCAAGTTCTTCATCGAGTTCTACTCTACCTGCCTGGAGG aatACAAGAAGAGCTTTGAGAATGATGCCCAGAGCAGTGACAACATCAACTTTCTCAAAGTACAGTGGTCTTCACGCCAGCTGCCCACG CTCAAACCAATTCTGGCTGATATCGAGTACCTGCAGGACCAGCACCTCCTGCTCACAGTCAAGTCCATGGATGGCTATGAATCCTatg GGGAGTGTGTGGTTGCACTCAAGTCCATGATCGGCAGCACAGCCCAACAGTTCCTGACCTTCCTGTCCCACCGTGGCGAGGAGACAGGCAATATCAGAGGCTCCATGAAGGTGCGGGTGCCCACGGAGCGCCTGGGCACCCGTGAGCGGCTCTACG AGTGGATCAGCATTGATAAGGATGAGGCAGGAGCAAAGAGCAAAGCCCCCTCTGTGTCCCGAGGGAGCCAGGAGCCCAG GTCAGGGAGCCGCAAGCCAGCCTTCACAGAGGCCTCCTGCCCGCTCTCCAGGTTATTTGAAGAACCAGAGAAACCGCCACCAACAGGGaggcccccagccccaccccgaGCAGCTCTCCGGGAGGAGCCCTTGACCCCCAG GTTGAAGCCAGAGGGAGCTCCTGAACCAGAAGGGGTGGCGGCCCCCCCACCCAAGAACAGCTTCAATAACCCTGCCTACTACGTCCTTGAAGGGGTCCCGCACCAGCTGCTGCCCCCGGAGCCACCCTCGCCTGCCAGGGCCCCTGTCCCATCTGCCACCAAGAACAAAGTGGCCATTACAGTGCCTGCTCCACAGCTTGGGCGCCACCGGCCCCCTCGTGTGGGAGAGGGGAGTTCTTCAGATGAGGAGTCTGGAGGCACACTGCCCCCTCCAGACTTTCCACCTCCACCACTGCCGGACTCAGCCATCTTCCTGCCCCCCAGCCTGGATCCTTTACCAGGGCCAGTGGTCCGGGGCCGTGGTGGGGGTGAGGCCCGTGGCCCACCGCCTCCCAAGGCCCATCCAAGGCCTCCACTGCCCCCAGGCCCCTCACCAGCCAGCACTTTCCTGGGGGAAGTGGCCAGTGGGGATGACCGGTCCTGCTCGGTGCTGCAGATGGCCAAGACGCTGAGCGAGGTGGACTACGCCCCTGCTGGGCCTGCACGCTCAGCGCTCCTCCCAGGCCCCCTGGAGCTGCAGCCCCCCCGGGGACTGCCCTCGGACTATGGCCGGCCCCTCAGCTTCCCTCCACCCTGCATCCGGGAGAGCATCCAAGAAGACCTGGCAGAGGAG TGA